The proteins below come from a single Pararge aegeria chromosome 23, ilParAegt1.1, whole genome shotgun sequence genomic window:
- the LOC120634153 gene encoding uncharacterized protein LOC120634153, producing the protein MAASVSTPINTVSRDNLVVLIRNNVLNSTVELSDNDGLETDSPVRKRTNLQPIIKKLFHSPISPQSPEQIIVRRRTIEKCRKRKRQETLLPGSEEHITMAYVKEKDGYSPVAFGGMRKRVLISLFHNKEYSMDIGD; encoded by the exons atggcCGCTTCAGTATCGACGCCGATAAACACAGTGTCGAGAGATAATTTAGTGGTTTTGATCAGGAATAATGTGTTGAATAGTACTGTGGAATTGTCAGATAATGATGGG TTGGAAACAGACTCGCCAGTTCGCAAAAGAACAAACCTTCAACCGATAATAAAGAAGCTATTCCATTCTCCAATTTCTCCACAAAGTCCAGAGCAAATAATTGTGAGAAGGAGAACAATAGAGAAGTGTAGGAAAAGAAAGAGACAAGAAACGCTCCTGCCAGGTTCTGAAGAACACATCACGATGGCGTACGTCAAAGAGAAGGACGGGTATAGCCCGGTCGCATTCGGGGGAATGAGAAAGCGTGTTTTGATCAGCCTATTCCATAATAAAGAGTACTCCATGGATATTGGTGATTAG
- the LOC120634151 gene encoding uncharacterized protein LOC120634151 has translation MLKTSKYYYSDAMFQLEINLHKVRKELITMLEFYEQTDCETCLLLKCKCTKADTPSTSDTQSNNKSGSKSTTNNTPCTDTGKEKSSPAAEALPTPKLEKKDKSPAPSTPEKVTVTKDIEAWMEASKKLEAYSENVILNPKKSLVTIESVRPADLPLKTLQKSSVLNSSSFLNSQNIMNSLTLEAFLKYVKPQMSNSQVAYVSTKLAEACKNQIKQNYSYF, from the exons ATGTTAAAgacaagtaaatattattactcTGACGCCATGTTTCAGTTG gagATAAATCTACACAAAGTTCGCAAAGAGCTCATAACTATGCTAGAGTTTTACGAACAGACGGACTGCGAAACCTGTTTACTACTCAAATGTAAATGTACTAAAGCGGACACACCGTCGACCAGTGATACCCAATCCAACAATAAAAGTGGCAGCAAAAGTACAACCAATAATACACCTTGTACCGACACAGGTAAAGAAAAAAGTTCTCCAGCAGCGGAGGCTCTGCCTACAccaaaattggaaaaaaaagacaaaagtcCTGCCCCGTCTACACCAGAGAAGGTTACTGTTACTAAAGATATAGAAGCTTGGATGGAAGCCTCCAAAAAGCTCGAGGCGTATTCTGAAAATGTGATTCTGAACCCAAAAAAGTCTCTGGTAACCATAGAAAGTGTGAGGCCGGCTGATTTGCCGTTGAAAACTCTTCAGAAATCTAGCGTTTTGAATAGTTCAAGTTTCTTGAATAgccaaaatattatgaatagttTAACTTTGGAGGCGTTTTTGAAATATGTCAAACCGCAAATGAGTAATAGTCAAGTCGCGTACGTGTCGACAAAATTGGCTGAGGCTTGTAAGAACCAGATAAAGCAGAATTATAGTTATTTCTAA